From the Panulirus ornatus isolate Po-2019 chromosome 46, ASM3632096v1, whole genome shotgun sequence genome, one window contains:
- the LOC139763169 gene encoding uncharacterized protein isoform X3, whose amino-acid sequence MNNRCLLLLLLLVALMVAGVAGMQRDECQPDCSGKNPGDAVPDPKDCTRYYLCLDDGVYLEDPFSCPDGETFVLPEGQCKANGPCMTLCPPKECQMTCDGYPSKVADPRDCSRFYVCTDEDTVVPMSCPSDKPYFDGAALVCGTDLSACCSDPCNPFCFTAGTNVPDPLDCSRYYICSDDNVPVSEGSHMCCPVGQNFNILFGRCSEGAPCTILCDEGGVDTTPAVDTSSTTSVTPTSGCLASLTCTELGYFPRCTTCQPEYFHCSAIGQPAVIEKCSGNLMFNPDPSYPYCVLPGNCPYHSPI is encoded by the exons atgaacaaccgctgcctcctcctcctcctcctcctcgttgcctTGATG GTTGCTGGTGTCGCTGGGATGCAACGCGATGAGTGTCAACCTGACTGTTCGGGTAAGAATCCTGGTGATGCAGTCCCGGACCCCAAAGACTGCACACGGTATTACCTCTGCTTGGACGATGGTGTGTATCTAGAAGATCCTTTTTCTTGCCCCGATGGAGAGACGTTTGTTCTACCCGAAGGCCAGTGCAAGGCCAATGGACCGTGCATGACCCTATGTCCTCCAAAGGAGTGTCAAATGACCTGCGATGGTTATCCCAGCAAGGTTGCCGATCCCAGAGATTGCAGTAGATTCTATGTGTGCACGGATGAAGATACGGTGGTGCCTATGTCTTGCCCATCTGATAAGCCTTACTTTGATGGGGCTGCTTTGGTTTGCGGCACCGATTTGTCAGCATGCTGCAGCGACCCGTGCAATCCCTTCTGTTTTACAGCGGGCACAAATGTCCCTGACCCTCTGGACTGTAGCAGATACTACATCTGCTCGGATGATAATGTACCAGTTTCTGAAGGAAGCCACATGTGTTGTCCAGTTGGGCAGAACTTTAACATACTGTTTGGTAGGTGCTCTGAGGGCGCCCCGTGTACCATACTGTGTGATGAAGGCGGAGTGGATACAACACCTGCTGTTGACACCTCTTCCACCACAAGCGTCACACCCACCTCCGGCTGCCTGGCCTCGCTGACGTGCACCGAGCTTGGCTACTTCCCGAGGTGTACCACCTGCCAGCCGGAGTACTTCCACTGTTCGGCCATTGGCCAGCCAGCTGTCATTGAGAAGTGCTCAGGAAACCTAATGTTTAACCCGGATCCTTCATATCCATACTGCGTCCTTCCTGGTAACTGTCCCTACCACTCACCCATCTGA
- the LOC139763169 gene encoding uncharacterized protein isoform X1, producing MNNRCLLLLLLLAALMVAGVAGMQRDECQPDCSGKNPGDAVPDPKDCTRYYLCLDDGVYLEDPFSCPDGETFVLPEGQCKANGPCMTLCPPKECQMTCDGYPSKVADPRDCSRFYVCTDEDTVVPMSCPSDKPYFDGAALVCGTDLSACCSDPCNPFCFTAGTNVPDPLDCSRYYICSDDNVPVSEGSHMCCPVGQNFNILFGRCSEGAPCTILCDEGGVDTTPAVDTSSTTSVTPTSGCLASLTCTELGYFPRCTTCQPEYFHCSAIGQPAVIEKCSGNLMFNPDPSYPYCVLPGNCPYHSPI from the coding sequence GTTGCTGGTGTCGCTGGGATGCAACGCGATGAGTGTCAACCTGACTGTTCGGGTAAGAATCCTGGTGATGCAGTCCCGGACCCCAAAGACTGCACACGGTATTACCTCTGCTTGGACGATGGTGTGTATCTAGAAGATCCTTTTTCTTGCCCCGATGGAGAGACGTTTGTTCTACCCGAAGGCCAGTGCAAGGCCAATGGACCGTGCATGACCCTATGTCCTCCAAAGGAGTGTCAAATGACCTGCGATGGTTATCCCAGCAAGGTTGCCGATCCCAGAGATTGCAGTAGATTCTATGTGTGCACGGATGAAGATACGGTGGTGCCTATGTCTTGCCCATCTGATAAGCCTTACTTTGATGGGGCTGCTTTGGTTTGCGGCACCGATTTGTCAGCATGCTGCAGCGACCCGTGCAATCCCTTCTGTTTTACAGCGGGCACAAATGTCCCTGACCCTCTGGACTGTAGCAGATACTACATCTGCTCGGATGATAATGTACCAGTTTCTGAAGGAAGCCACATGTGTTGTCCAGTTGGGCAGAACTTTAACATACTGTTTGGTAGGTGCTCTGAGGGCGCCCCGTGTACCATACTGTGTGATGAAGGCGGAGTGGATACAACACCTGCTGTTGACACCTCTTCCACCACAAGCGTCACACCCACCTCCGGCTGCCTGGCCTCGCTGACGTGCACCGAGCTTGGCTACTTCCCGAGGTGTACCACCTGCCAGCCGGAGTACTTCCACTGTTCGGCCATTGGCCAGCCAGCTGTCATTGAGAAGTGCTCAGGAAACCTAATGTTTAACCCGGATCCTTCATATCCATACTGCGTCCTTCCTGGTAACTGTCCCTACCACTCACCCATCTGA
- the LOC139763169 gene encoding uncharacterized protein isoform X4, translated as MNNRCLLLLLPLAALMVAGVAGMQRDECQPDCSGKNPGDAVPDPKDCTRYYLCLDDGVYLEDPFSCPDGETFVLPEGQCKANGPCMTLCPPKECQMTCDGYPSKVADPRDCSRFYVCTDEDTVVPMSCPSDKPYFDGAALVCGTDLSACCSDPCNPFCFTAGTNVPDPLDCSRYYICSDDNVPVSEGSHMCCPVGQNFNILFGRCSEGAPCTILCDEGGVDTTPAVDTSSTTSVTPTSGCLASLTCTELGYFPRCTTCQPEYFHCSAIGQPAVIEKCSGNLMFNPDPSYPYCVLPGNCPYHSPI; from the coding sequence GTTGCTGGTGTCGCTGGGATGCAACGCGATGAGTGTCAACCTGACTGTTCGGGTAAGAATCCTGGTGATGCAGTCCCGGACCCCAAAGACTGCACACGGTATTACCTCTGCTTGGACGATGGTGTGTATCTAGAAGATCCTTTTTCTTGCCCCGATGGAGAGACGTTTGTTCTACCCGAAGGCCAGTGCAAGGCCAATGGACCGTGCATGACCCTATGTCCTCCAAAGGAGTGTCAAATGACCTGCGATGGTTATCCCAGCAAGGTTGCCGATCCCAGAGATTGCAGTAGATTCTATGTGTGCACGGATGAAGATACGGTGGTGCCTATGTCTTGCCCATCTGATAAGCCTTACTTTGATGGGGCTGCTTTGGTTTGCGGCACCGATTTGTCAGCATGCTGCAGCGACCCGTGCAATCCCTTCTGTTTTACAGCGGGCACAAATGTCCCTGACCCTCTGGACTGTAGCAGATACTACATCTGCTCGGATGATAATGTACCAGTTTCTGAAGGAAGCCACATGTGTTGTCCAGTTGGGCAGAACTTTAACATACTGTTTGGTAGGTGCTCTGAGGGCGCCCCGTGTACCATACTGTGTGATGAAGGCGGAGTGGATACAACACCTGCTGTTGACACCTCTTCCACCACAAGCGTCACACCCACCTCCGGCTGCCTGGCCTCGCTGACGTGCACCGAGCTTGGCTACTTCCCGAGGTGTACCACCTGCCAGCCGGAGTACTTCCACTGTTCGGCCATTGGCCAGCCAGCTGTCATTGAGAAGTGCTCAGGAAACCTAATGTTTAACCCGGATCCTTCATATCCATACTGCGTCCTTCCTGGTAACTGTCCCTACCACTCACCCATCTGA
- the LOC139763169 gene encoding uncharacterized protein isoform X6: protein MQRDECQPDCSGKNPGDAVPDPKDCTRYYLCLDDGVYLEDPFSCPDGETFVLPEGQCKANGPCMTLCPPKECQMTCDGYPSKVADPRDCSRFYVCTDEDTVVPMSCPSDKPYFDGAALVCGTDLSACCSDPCNPFCFTAGTNVPDPLDCSRYYICSDDNVPVSEGSHMCCPVGQNFNILFGRCSEGAPCTILCDEGGVDTTPAVDTSSTTSVTPTSGCLASLTCTELGYFPRCTTCQPEYFHCSAIGQPAVIEKCSGNLMFNPDPSYPYCVLPGNCPYHSPI from the coding sequence ATGCAACGCGATGAGTGTCAACCTGACTGTTCGGGTAAGAATCCTGGTGATGCAGTCCCGGACCCCAAAGACTGCACACGGTATTACCTCTGCTTGGACGATGGTGTGTATCTAGAAGATCCTTTTTCTTGCCCCGATGGAGAGACGTTTGTTCTACCCGAAGGCCAGTGCAAGGCCAATGGACCGTGCATGACCCTATGTCCTCCAAAGGAGTGTCAAATGACCTGCGATGGTTATCCCAGCAAGGTTGCCGATCCCAGAGATTGCAGTAGATTCTATGTGTGCACGGATGAAGATACGGTGGTGCCTATGTCTTGCCCATCTGATAAGCCTTACTTTGATGGGGCTGCTTTGGTTTGCGGCACCGATTTGTCAGCATGCTGCAGCGACCCGTGCAATCCCTTCTGTTTTACAGCGGGCACAAATGTCCCTGACCCTCTGGACTGTAGCAGATACTACATCTGCTCGGATGATAATGTACCAGTTTCTGAAGGAAGCCACATGTGTTGTCCAGTTGGGCAGAACTTTAACATACTGTTTGGTAGGTGCTCTGAGGGCGCCCCGTGTACCATACTGTGTGATGAAGGCGGAGTGGATACAACACCTGCTGTTGACACCTCTTCCACCACAAGCGTCACACCCACCTCCGGCTGCCTGGCCTCGCTGACGTGCACCGAGCTTGGCTACTTCCCGAGGTGTACCACCTGCCAGCCGGAGTACTTCCACTGTTCGGCCATTGGCCAGCCAGCTGTCATTGAGAAGTGCTCAGGAAACCTAATGTTTAACCCGGATCCTTCATATCCATACTGCGTCCTTCCTGGTAACTGTCCCTACCACTCACCCATCTGA
- the LOC139763345 gene encoding uncharacterized protein — protein MDMYVAFMDLERASVESLGNERAWERSGCQPDCAGKTPGDAVADPTDCRRFYICLDDGAPTDRPFSCPDDEKFDVVTSKCSSDGECATACPLLACHLSCNEVPDLIADPKDCNRFYVCTGESTEGPFQCPLEDPFFDGIVSVCGNDSSKCCTDLCFSYCLNAGVDIPDPLDCTSFYRCSAVGPVGEDMHLACPRGENFDIPRGECASDAPCTVLCEDIMVPTSTLVTPTPSCLDSLTCAALGYFPKCNICQPEYFYCMAIGQPALLQRCTEELVFNPHPDYPYCVLPPKCPYLPAI, from the exons atggatatgtatgtggcatttatggatttggagagggcgAGTGTGGAGTCTCTTGGtaatgaaagggcctgggaa CGATCGGGATGTCAACCAGACTGCGCGGGTAAGACACCTGGCGACGCCGTGGCGGACCCTACGGACTGCAGACGGTTTTACATCTGCCTGGATGATGGTGCGCCAACGGACAGACCTTTTTCTTGTCCTGACGACGAGAAGTTTGACGTGGTCACCTCAAAGTGCTCGAGCGATGGAGAGTGCGCCACCGCTTGCCCACTTCTGGCGTGTCACCTGAGCTGCAACGAAGTGCCCGATTTGATCGCTGATCCAAAAGATTGCAATAGATTTTATGTCTGTACGGGCGAGAGTACAGAGGGCCCCTTCCAATGCCCACTGGAGGATCCCTTCTTTGACGGAATTGTTTCCGTCTGTGGCAATGATTCCTCCAAGTGCTGCACAGACTTGTGTTTTTCGTACTGTCTGAACGCTGGCGTAGACATCCCTGACCCCTTGGACTGTACCAGCTTCTATCGCTGCTCGGCAGTAGGGCCAGTCGGGGAGGATATGCACTTGGCATGTCCCCGGGGAGAGAACTTTGACATCCCGAGGGGGGAATGCGCCTCGGACGCCCCGTGCACCGTACTGTGTGAGGACATCATGGTTCCCACGAGCACCCTTGTTACGCCCACGCCCAGCTGCCTGGACTCACTCACGTGTGCCGCGCTGGGCTACTTCCCGAAGTGCAACATCTGCCAGCCGGAGTACTTCTACTGTATGGCCATTGGTCAGCCAGCCCTCCTTCAGCGGTGCACAGAAGAGCTGGTGTTCAATCCACATCCTGATTACCCATATTGCGTTCTTCCCCCAAAATGCCCTTACCTCCCAGCCATATGA
- the LOC139763172 gene encoding uncharacterized protein produces MNNRCLLFLLPLAALMALGVSGMLREGCDPADCSGKNPGDMVADPMNCTQFYFCLDDGVVLDKPYPCPDAGGFDPNAGVCTDNTTCAAPCQPSCKMTCSGTPLEKIGDPKDCNKYYVCAGEDAVGPFPCPAEKPYFDGTECGGDFSKCCEIICVPYCPADAGDVPDPLDCTRYYECTAAGLIADDAGHKSCPAGENFDIPTGKCTADAPCKTLCGGAEGTTEPVDGSVSVTGITPTSGCLASLTCTELGYFPKCTTCQQEYFHCTAVGQPAATGKCSGTLVFNPDPDFPYCVLPSNCPYHPPI; encoded by the exons atgaacaaccgctgcctccttttcctcctccccctcgctgccttgatg GCTTTGGGTGTCTCCGGGATGCTTCGCGAGGGTTGTGATCCAGCGGACTGTTCGGGTAAGAACCCTGGCGACATGGTGGCAGACCCCATGAACTGCACACAGTTTTACTTCTGCCTAGATGATGGTGTTGTCTTGGACAAGCCTTATCCCTGTCCTGACGCCGGCGGGTTTGATCCAAACGCCGGAGTCTGCACTGACAACACAACCTGTGCTGCTCCCTGTCAACCCAGCTGCAAGATGACCTGCTCAGGAACTCCTTTAGAAAAGATCGGCGACCCAAAAGACTGCAATAAATACTACGTTTGCGCGGGGGAAGATGCAGTGGGCCCCTTCCCATGCCCAGCCGAGAAGCCTTACTTTGACGGAACCGAGTGCGGTGGCGATTTCTCTAAATGCTGTGAGATCATCTGTGTTCCCTACTGTCCTGCAGACGCTGGAGATGTCCCTGACCCTTTGGACTGTACGAGATACTATGAGTGTACGGCGGCGGGACTCATAGCAGACGATGCCGGCCACAAGTCTTGTCCAGCTGGGGAGAACTTTGACATACCGACCGGTAAGTGCACCGCTGACGCCCCGTGTAAGACGCTGTGTGGTGGGGCCGAGGGAACCACAGAACCTGTCGATGGTAGCGTGTCAGTGACAGGCATCACACCCACCTCCGGCTGCCTGGCCTCACTCACCTGCACCGAGCTTGGCTACTTCCCGAAGTGTACCACCTGCCAGCAGGAGTACTTCCACTGTACGGCCGTTGGTCAGCCAGCTGCGACTGGAAAGTGCTCAGGAACCCTGGTGTTCAACCCTGACCCGGACTTCCCATACTGCGTTCTTCCCAGCAACTGTCCCTACCACCCGCCCATCTGA